The following coding sequences lie in one Arachis ipaensis cultivar K30076 chromosome B03, Araip1.1, whole genome shotgun sequence genomic window:
- the LOC107632892 gene encoding uncharacterized protein LOC107632892, whose product MPYGHIERLSKPPLACHLTSLFMENLVTCPLNWNIKHIGTKFLNFHAKAVGEKRLLQLNELDEFKVEAYENAKLYKEKTKRWHDKRISVRTFEHGQRVVLFNSRLKLFPRKLKSRWSGPLTITTVSSYGHLEIMEENSERTFTVNRQRLKHYFGGEIDHQRIVHCLT is encoded by the coding sequence ATGccctatgggcatatagaacggcTGTCAAAACCCCCATTGGCATGTCACCTTACCAGCTTGTTTATGGAAAATCTTGTCACCTGCCCGTTAAATTGGAACATAAAGCATATTGGGACCAAGTTCCTGAATTTTCATGCTAAAGCTGTGGGAGAGAAGAGGTTGCTTCAGCTTAATGAACTTGATGAGTTTAAAgttgaagcttatgagaatgctaaaCTCTACAAGGAGAAaacaaagaggtggcatgataagaggATCTCAGTAAGAACCTTTGAACATGGCCAAAGAGTCGTTCTATTTAATTCAAGACTCAAGCTTTTCCCAAGAAAGCTCAAATCTAGATGGTCTGGACCGTTGACTATCACCACAGTCTCTTCCTATGGTCACCTTGAAATCATGGAAGAAAATTCCGAGAGAACATTCACTGTCAATAGACAAAGGTTGAAGCATTACTTTGGAGGTGAGATTGATCACCAAAGAATAGTTCACTGCCTCACTTAA